A window of Oncorhynchus tshawytscha isolate Ot180627B linkage group LG10, Otsh_v2.0, whole genome shotgun sequence contains these coding sequences:
- the LOC112235592 gene encoding dehydrogenase/reductase SDR family member 4 isoform X3, with product MLRCFVSRSLLTNPVAGQTRKMSGGSLAGSQSSLAGKVAIVTASTDGIGLAAAQALGQRGAHVVVSSRRQSNVDKAVALLQSEKIQVTGTTCNVGKSEDRERLVNMTVEHCGGIDILVSNAAVNPFFGNIMDSTAALWDKILDVNVKAAFLMTQLVVPHMEKRGGGSVVFVSSVAGYQPMQALGPYSVSKTALLGLTRALAPELAQSHIRVNCVAPGIIKTRFSQALWHDEDVLDEFKKQLSIKRLPSTSFLGVGEPEEIGGVIAFLCSKDASYITGETITVTGGMSCRL from the exons ATGCTGAGGTGTTTTGTTAGCAGGAGCCTTTTGACCAATCCTGTCGCAGGTCAAACAAGAAAGATGTCTGGGGGCAGTCTTGCTGGGTCTCAAAGCAGTCTTGCAGGGAAGGTCGCCATAGTGACTGCCTCCACTGATGG AATTGGTCTGGCTGCAGCTCAGGCTCTCGGTCAGAGAGGGGCTCACGTTGTGGTGAGCAGCAGACGTCAGTCCAACGTGGACAAGGCCGTGGCACTACTGCAGAGTGAGAAGATACAAGTGACCGGAACGACTTGCAACGTTGGGAAAagtgaagacagagaaagactggTTAACATG ACAGTGGAACATTGTGGAGGTATAGACATCCTGGTCTCGAACGCAGCAGTCAACCCTTTCTTTGGAAACATCATGGACTCCACAGCAGCACTCTGGGATAAG ATCCTGGATGTGAATGTTAAGGCAGCCTTTCTTATGACCCAACTGGTGGTGCCTCACATggagaagagggg GGGCGGGAGTGTTGTGTTTGTGTCCTCTGTCGCCGGCTACCAGCCTATGCAG GCCCTGGGTCCTTACAGTGTGAGTAAGACGGCCCTATTAGGCCTGACCAGAGCCTTGGCCCCTGAACTGGCCCAGAGCCACATCCGTGTCAACTGTGTGGCCCCCGGCATCATCAAGACCCGCTTCAGCCAAGCA TTGTGGCACGACGAAGACGTTCTGGACGAGTTCAAGAAGCAGCTTAGCATTAAAAGGTTGCCTTCAACTTCATTCTTAGG GGTTGGGGAGCCAGAGGAGATCGGTGGAGTGATCGCTTTCCTGTGCTCTAAGGACGCGTCCTACATCACTGGAGAGACCATCACTGTGACTGGAGGGATGAGCTGCAGGTTGTGA
- the LOC112235592 gene encoding dehydrogenase/reductase SDR family member 4 isoform X1, protein MIYKTHYSIRQTTPRVHHRVMLRCFVSRSLLTNPVAGQTRKMSGGSLAGSQSSLAGKVAIVTASTDGIGLAAAQALGQRGAHVVVSSRRQSNVDKAVALLQSEKIQVTGTTCNVGKSEDRERLVNMTVEHCGGIDILVSNAAVNPFFGNIMDSTAALWDKILDVNVKAAFLMTQLVVPHMEKRGGGSVVFVSSVAGYQPMQALGPYSVSKTALLGLTRALAPELAQSHIRVNCVAPGIIKTRFSQALWHDEDVLDEFKKQLSIKRLPSTSFLGVGEPEEIGGVIAFLCSKDASYITGETITVTGGMSCRL, encoded by the exons GTAATGCTGAGGTGTTTTGTTAGCAGGAGCCTTTTGACCAATCCTGTCGCAGGTCAAACAAGAAAGATGTCTGGGGGCAGTCTTGCTGGGTCTCAAAGCAGTCTTGCAGGGAAGGTCGCCATAGTGACTGCCTCCACTGATGG AATTGGTCTGGCTGCAGCTCAGGCTCTCGGTCAGAGAGGGGCTCACGTTGTGGTGAGCAGCAGACGTCAGTCCAACGTGGACAAGGCCGTGGCACTACTGCAGAGTGAGAAGATACAAGTGACCGGAACGACTTGCAACGTTGGGAAAagtgaagacagagaaagactggTTAACATG ACAGTGGAACATTGTGGAGGTATAGACATCCTGGTCTCGAACGCAGCAGTCAACCCTTTCTTTGGAAACATCATGGACTCCACAGCAGCACTCTGGGATAAG ATCCTGGATGTGAATGTTAAGGCAGCCTTTCTTATGACCCAACTGGTGGTGCCTCACATggagaagagggg GGGCGGGAGTGTTGTGTTTGTGTCCTCTGTCGCCGGCTACCAGCCTATGCAG GCCCTGGGTCCTTACAGTGTGAGTAAGACGGCCCTATTAGGCCTGACCAGAGCCTTGGCCCCTGAACTGGCCCAGAGCCACATCCGTGTCAACTGTGTGGCCCCCGGCATCATCAAGACCCGCTTCAGCCAAGCA TTGTGGCACGACGAAGACGTTCTGGACGAGTTCAAGAAGCAGCTTAGCATTAAAAGGTTGCCTTCAACTTCATTCTTAGG GGTTGGGGAGCCAGAGGAGATCGGTGGAGTGATCGCTTTCCTGTGCTCTAAGGACGCGTCCTACATCACTGGAGAGACCATCACTGTGACTGGAGGGATGAGCTGCAGGTTGTGA
- the LOC112235592 gene encoding dehydrogenase/reductase SDR family member 4 isoform X2 gives MIYKTHYSIRQTTPRVHHRVMLRCFVSRSLLTNPVAGQTRKMSGGSLAGSQSSLAGKVAIVTASTDGIGLAAAQALGQRGAHVVVSSRRQSNVDKAVALLQSEKIQVTGTTCNVGKSEDRERLVNMTVEHCGGIDILVSNAAVNPFFGNIMDSTAALWDKILDVNVKAAFLMTQLVVPHMEKRGGGSVVFVSSVAGYQPMQALGPYSVSKTALLGLTRALAPELAQSHIRVNCVAPGIIKTRFSQALWHDEDVLDEFKKQLSIKRVGEPEEIGGVIAFLCSKDASYITGETITVTGGMSCRL, from the exons GTAATGCTGAGGTGTTTTGTTAGCAGGAGCCTTTTGACCAATCCTGTCGCAGGTCAAACAAGAAAGATGTCTGGGGGCAGTCTTGCTGGGTCTCAAAGCAGTCTTGCAGGGAAGGTCGCCATAGTGACTGCCTCCACTGATGG AATTGGTCTGGCTGCAGCTCAGGCTCTCGGTCAGAGAGGGGCTCACGTTGTGGTGAGCAGCAGACGTCAGTCCAACGTGGACAAGGCCGTGGCACTACTGCAGAGTGAGAAGATACAAGTGACCGGAACGACTTGCAACGTTGGGAAAagtgaagacagagaaagactggTTAACATG ACAGTGGAACATTGTGGAGGTATAGACATCCTGGTCTCGAACGCAGCAGTCAACCCTTTCTTTGGAAACATCATGGACTCCACAGCAGCACTCTGGGATAAG ATCCTGGATGTGAATGTTAAGGCAGCCTTTCTTATGACCCAACTGGTGGTGCCTCACATggagaagagggg GGGCGGGAGTGTTGTGTTTGTGTCCTCTGTCGCCGGCTACCAGCCTATGCAG GCCCTGGGTCCTTACAGTGTGAGTAAGACGGCCCTATTAGGCCTGACCAGAGCCTTGGCCCCTGAACTGGCCCAGAGCCACATCCGTGTCAACTGTGTGGCCCCCGGCATCATCAAGACCCGCTTCAGCCAAGCA TTGTGGCACGACGAAGACGTTCTGGACGAGTTCAAGAAGCAGCTTAGCATTAAAAG GGTTGGGGAGCCAGAGGAGATCGGTGGAGTGATCGCTTTCCTGTGCTCTAAGGACGCGTCCTACATCACTGGAGAGACCATCACTGTGACTGGAGGGATGAGCTGCAGGTTGTGA
- the LOC112235592 gene encoding dehydrogenase/reductase SDR family member 4 isoform X4: MLRCFVSRSLLTNPVAGQTRKMSGGSLAGSQSSLAGKVAIVTASTDGIGLAAAQALGQRGAHVVVSSRRQSNVDKAVALLQSEKIQVTGTTCNVGKSEDRERLVNMTVEHCGGIDILVSNAAVNPFFGNIMDSTAALWDKILDVNVKAAFLMTQLVVPHMEKRGGGSVVFVSSVAGYQPMQALGPYSVSKTALLGLTRALAPELAQSHIRVNCVAPGIIKTRFSQALWHDEDVLDEFKKQLSIKRVGEPEEIGGVIAFLCSKDASYITGETITVTGGMSCRL, translated from the exons ATGCTGAGGTGTTTTGTTAGCAGGAGCCTTTTGACCAATCCTGTCGCAGGTCAAACAAGAAAGATGTCTGGGGGCAGTCTTGCTGGGTCTCAAAGCAGTCTTGCAGGGAAGGTCGCCATAGTGACTGCCTCCACTGATGG AATTGGTCTGGCTGCAGCTCAGGCTCTCGGTCAGAGAGGGGCTCACGTTGTGGTGAGCAGCAGACGTCAGTCCAACGTGGACAAGGCCGTGGCACTACTGCAGAGTGAGAAGATACAAGTGACCGGAACGACTTGCAACGTTGGGAAAagtgaagacagagaaagactggTTAACATG ACAGTGGAACATTGTGGAGGTATAGACATCCTGGTCTCGAACGCAGCAGTCAACCCTTTCTTTGGAAACATCATGGACTCCACAGCAGCACTCTGGGATAAG ATCCTGGATGTGAATGTTAAGGCAGCCTTTCTTATGACCCAACTGGTGGTGCCTCACATggagaagagggg GGGCGGGAGTGTTGTGTTTGTGTCCTCTGTCGCCGGCTACCAGCCTATGCAG GCCCTGGGTCCTTACAGTGTGAGTAAGACGGCCCTATTAGGCCTGACCAGAGCCTTGGCCCCTGAACTGGCCCAGAGCCACATCCGTGTCAACTGTGTGGCCCCCGGCATCATCAAGACCCGCTTCAGCCAAGCA TTGTGGCACGACGAAGACGTTCTGGACGAGTTCAAGAAGCAGCTTAGCATTAAAAG GGTTGGGGAGCCAGAGGAGATCGGTGGAGTGATCGCTTTCCTGTGCTCTAAGGACGCGTCCTACATCACTGGAGAGACCATCACTGTGACTGGAGGGATGAGCTGCAGGTTGTGA